One Coffea eugenioides isolate CCC68of chromosome 2, Ceug_1.0, whole genome shotgun sequence genomic window, TTTTAGTTATTATATTTGTGTCTGTCACTTGCAAGTTCTTTATAGTTTCCTGGGTTCATTCTTTGATGGCTGTTGAATCTCTTTTTTTAATGTGCCTGGTGTAGCAAACAATTTGGTTGTTTTTTAGAGACATGATAAAAGGAATTGCTCTAGCTGTGGTGATTGGTCCACCTATTGTTGCTGCCATCATTGTAATAGTACAGGTACAATGGTCCTAGGGTTTACATTATTTGGTTGTTGCACTATATAATGCATGGCTGCTCTTTCTAGTGCCTTAACTAAAATCTCTAATGATACTAACTTTTTGTCGCAGAAAGGAGGTCCTTACCTGGCAATATACTTGTGGGGATTCATGTTTGTTCTTTCCCTCGTGATGATGACGCTGTATCCCATCTTAATAGCCCCACTGTTTAACAAATTTACACCAGTAAGTGATGCAATGGATTGTACCTAATATAGAGTTGTAATGGTGCtgttaaaaaaagaagaatgggAACATTTTTAATGAGACCTTTATTTTGCAAAGTCTTATGAATTTGGTTGTGTATTTCTTTGAACAAGCAGCTTCCGGATGGAGAGCTTAGAGCAAAAATTGAGAGTCTTGCTTCCTCCCTtaagtttcctttgaagaaactGTTTGTTGTTGATGGATCTACAAGGTCAAGCCACAGCAATGTAAGCATTTTACTTGTTGATGCATAGTTTCTTACATTTTGCCTAAGTTATATCATTTTGGAGGTTCTGCAGTATAAAAAACTATGGAGTTTGAGATAGTCCTCTATTGTGCTTAgcttttatttgtattttctgtTAAAATTATCTTGTCCTCCTTTGAATTTTGTACGTGTGTGCATTTTTTGTAGGCATACATGTATGGGTTTTTCAACAACAAACGCATTGTTCTTTACGACACACTGCTTCAACAGGTGCGGAGGTTACGTTTTTGGAACTTGTAGTTAATGACCTTATTTACATCTACTACTTAGCATTTTTTGTTTAGTTTGGTGACAGTTTGTATAACAAAATCTCTGGATATTTAAATTGTTTCAATGTGCAAATGCAACCTACTTTTTGCGTCTCGACAAGGACTTACTAATTTGAGGAATAATAACTAATAAAGTTGTTATACTGGTTTAACCTGAACATTGAAAAGCAagattttctaatttttctttattgAGTGAGTGGGTATGCAATAATAGGGTTTGGAGGTAAATTTTTGTCTAAAATATTCAATCAGAACAAAAGTGAGATTGAATCTGTATCCCCCTCCCCCGTTTCTTGGAACCTGATTCTTGTTTCCATAATCCTTTTGATTACATTTTACTTACTGGACTGTGTGATTTAGTGCAAGAAAGACGAGGAAGTAGTTGCGGTTATTGCACATGAACTGGGGCATTGGAAGCTAAACCATACAATGTACTCTTTCATTGCTGTTCAGGTATGGGATACACTGTCAAGCTAACAATCTTGTTTGTCATCTGGTTCATTGTTTTCTCCTTTGTTACTTGGGCAGTTACAATTTTTTGAGTGATTTGCCATTCTATGGAATGCATGAAGAGAATTGGATGTTTGCATATCTCTTTGGTTCCTGAATGTAATTAGAGCCAAAATTCCTGAAGTTGcttgaatttttttatctttttctgttttttaatGCTGGAAATTGTTTACTAGAGGCTGCTATGTAATTCTTGTAATAGGTCTATGCACTGCCTAATATACTATATGCTGTTTGGGTAGTGGGATGATGAGTAAGAGATAAAGGTACTCTTTAGCTGATTTTGCTCATGGGCAAAGTAGTTGCCTGCATCTATTGGTTTTCTTATCTGATGTTATCTTTActtatattattttttcttgAGGTAATAGCTAAGGCATTACTCGTTTGTTTTACATGTCTGTGTCATGAGAGGCCAATTTTTTAACCTTTAGTTGCAATGTCTCTGTTGTATATTTGTTACTGTTTGGTTCACAAAGTTTCTTATATGTGTCCTAAATGTTTGAAAAACTGATGATATAGATTCTGCATACTGTCTTTCTATGTATTGCAGATCTTAACGTTCTTGCAATTCGGAGGGTACATCCTTGTGAGGAACTCCAAGGATTTGTTTCAAAGTTTTGGGTTTGACACACAACCAGTTCTAATAGGGCTCATCATATTTCAGGTAATAAAATGCCTTGCAATGGTTTCTTGATAGGTGATTTATGCTCAAGCTGATTTCTTGGTTAACCATTTGCAAAAGCTACCTTGATGGTAGTCTTAATCTGAAATGTGTTGAAGGTCAAAAGTCCCATCTGCTTAGGCAATGCGATGAAACGATAATAAACATTCCTAGTCAGTGCAGATCCATTAAGGTTAAAATAGTGACTGAGAACTTCTAGAACAGAAAAACGGTGTCTTAAAAATTGTTACCCAAAcgaattcttctttttttttttaatgcgtGGATGAAGAGTACAAGTCTTGGATTATCATAGACCATCATATGTACACACATATGCAGCTTGACTTACCTTAGTGTTAGATAAATACAATAGCTTTCTAATAAATTGTTTCTTCGAACAAGAAAACTGATAGTTGTTTACTTGATCTTTTTGGTCGTAGCACACTGTGATACCTCTGCAGCACCTTGTTAGCTTTGGTCTTAATCTTGTTAGCCGATCCTTTGAGTTCCAGGTAACTTTCAATCTGCAAATTGAATTTTGGGTCATTGCTGTATGACGGCTCTTTGCTGTACTTTCTTTTGAGCATTGGGATCATATCTTACTCACTTTTTGCTGTGATTCCAAAGGCTGACGCTTTTGCTAAGAAGCTTGGTTATTCATTAGCCCTTCGAGCCGGTCTTGTTAAATTGCAGGTAACTGCCCTTCAAATTCTCTTTAATTACCTTTTCCTTGTAAAACGATGATGAGGGGGGTTTTTTTTTGCATGTCATGTGCTGAAGTGCATTGGTACAAATAAGTGTGATATGATTATCACATGGCATGACTTTTTAGGTTTTTCATTCATGCAAATGTCTAATGTCTGGTGAGGATTGGTTTCGTGAATTCCTGACTTGGTATGATGGCTTTGTAGGAGGAGAACTTGTCTGCTATGAATACGGATCCTTGGTACTCGGCTTATCACTACTCTCATCCTCCCCTTGTTGAAAGACTGGCTGCTCTTGACGAACCAGACAAGAAGGCAGACTGAAGAAATAAACATTTATGACTTTTTGAGTGTAGAGTTTATGTTTACTTAGTGCCAAACTGTAGTCAATCACGGGAATCTTTTCTGTAATTTTGCTTTCTTCTGGTAACATCTGTTGTTGACATCTactttttgtttcaaaaagTGCCCCAGTGTTAAAGACGGCTGAGTTTGGGAGGAATAGCCACATGGTAGGGAAATACTAGCATAGTGGCAGTAGGACGAAATGACTCTTACAAATGTCTCTGctatcaaaagaaaaacaattttcgagtcctcagcTGGTACAAAATCACGAGTCGTTACTCCTACTCATGAAGTTTCTAGGTATTCATGAAAGggttttttttggccaaatagtaacattgaaaaagaaaagtggaTCAACTATGAATGCTTTAAAGTTATCACTCAGTCCTTGAGTTGCAGTAATATCTTTGCACAAGAAATTTATCATTTAGCCAAAAACATGCATTGCTTTCAGTTCTTATTTGGTGCCCTAAGGTCACCAAATAGACAAACCCTTCATGAAGAGGAGGGAGATGAACAATATGGCAGCCACATTTGGAGAGTCCAATAGGTAGAAGCATAGATTATCCGGCCTAGAAAACTGACCAATGATTTAACAGTTGCTGTAAAAAAGTTCG contains:
- the LOC113761699 gene encoding CAAX prenyl protease 1 homolog, with the translated sequence MAFPFMEAVVCFMILMYLFESYLDLRQHAALKLPTLPKTLEGVISQEKFEKSRAYSLDKSNFHFVHEFFTILMDSAILFFGILPWFWKKSGEFLVLAGLDAENEIFHTLAFLAGVMFWSQITDLPFSLYSTFVIEASHGFNKQTIWLFFRDMIKGIALAVVIGPPIVAAIIVIVQKGGPYLAIYLWGFMFVLSLVMMTLYPILIAPLFNKFTPLPDGELRAKIESLASSLKFPLKKLFVVDGSTRSSHSNAYMYGFFNNKRIVLYDTLLQQCKKDEEVVAVIAHELGHWKLNHTMYSFIAVQILTFLQFGGYILVRNSKDLFQSFGFDTQPVLIGLIIFQHTVIPLQHLVSFGLNLVSRSFEFQADAFAKKLGYSLALRAGLVKLQEENLSAMNTDPWYSAYHYSHPPLVERLAALDEPDKKAD